In one window of Nakamurella sp. PAMC28650 DNA:
- a CDS encoding PLP-dependent aminotransferase family protein translates to MTGNSLDRHMPLYAQRTAGMRASAVRSLFAVANRPEVVSLAGGMPYLQSLPLESVAAEAAKLIAEDGLVALQYGSGQGILELREQICQVMALEGISAHPDDVTVTLGSQMALDLVTRIFCDPGDVILAEAPSYVGALSTFASYQASVVHIEMDSDGLIPSAVSAAIETVRAQGRRIKLLYTIPNFHNPAGVTMSTERRIELAQICRDAGIPILEDNPYGLLGFDDKVRRAIRADDPNNVIYLGSFSKTFAPGLRVGWVLAPHAVREKLVLANESATLNPPVFNQMLVSRYLANFDWQSQVKTYRQTYAERRDAMISALETHLPQGTTWTRPEGGFYVWVTLPEGFDTQAMLPRATTALVAYVPGTAFYADGLGSRQMRLSFCFPTPERIVEGVRRLAAVLESEMEVMKTFGFNGPAALPARRANRGPSSPATDIY, encoded by the coding sequence ATGACCGGGAACAGCCTGGACCGACACATGCCCTTGTACGCGCAGCGCACGGCTGGCATGCGAGCTTCGGCAGTCCGGTCGCTGTTCGCAGTGGCCAACCGCCCCGAGGTCGTCTCGCTGGCCGGCGGAATGCCCTATCTGCAGTCCTTGCCGTTGGAGAGCGTGGCCGCGGAAGCGGCGAAGCTCATCGCCGAGGACGGCCTCGTCGCCCTGCAGTACGGGTCCGGTCAGGGCATTCTCGAACTGCGCGAACAGATCTGCCAGGTGATGGCGCTCGAGGGCATCAGCGCGCACCCGGACGACGTCACGGTCACGCTCGGTTCGCAGATGGCGCTTGATCTGGTCACCCGGATCTTCTGCGATCCCGGCGACGTGATCCTGGCCGAGGCGCCTTCCTACGTCGGTGCGCTGTCCACCTTCGCGTCGTACCAGGCGAGCGTCGTGCACATCGAGATGGACAGCGACGGCCTCATCCCCTCCGCCGTTTCGGCCGCCATCGAGACGGTCCGGGCTCAGGGCCGACGGATCAAGCTTCTGTACACGATTCCCAACTTCCACAACCCGGCCGGCGTCACCATGTCGACGGAACGACGAATCGAGCTCGCGCAGATCTGCCGCGACGCCGGCATTCCGATCCTCGAGGACAACCCCTACGGACTGCTCGGATTCGACGACAAGGTGCGCCGCGCGATCCGTGCCGACGACCCGAACAATGTCATCTACCTCGGCTCGTTCTCCAAGACGTTCGCTCCTGGTCTCCGGGTCGGGTGGGTGCTGGCGCCGCACGCCGTGCGGGAGAAGCTGGTGCTGGCCAACGAGAGTGCCACGCTCAACCCCCCGGTCTTCAACCAGATGCTGGTCTCCCGCTACCTGGCCAACTTCGACTGGCAGAGCCAGGTGAAGACGTACCGGCAGACCTATGCCGAGCGCCGCGATGCGATGATCTCCGCCCTGGAGACCCACCTGCCGCAGGGCACCACCTGGACTCGGCCGGAGGGTGGGTTCTACGTCTGGGTGACGCTCCCCGAGGGCTTCGACACCCAGGCCATGCTGCCAAGAGCCACCACCGCGCTTGTCGCCTACGTCCCTGGAACCGCTTTCTACGCCGACGGTCTCGGCTCACGGCAGATGCGACTGTCGTTCTGCTTCCCCACTCCGGAACGCATCGTCGAGGGTGTCCGGCGGCTGGCCGCGGTCCTGGAGAGCGAGATGGAAGTGATGAAGACCTTCGGGTTCAACGGTCCGGCCGCCCTCCCGGCGCGCCGTGCGAACCGCGG